A window from Hirundo rustica isolate bHirRus1 chromosome 25, bHirRus1.pri.v3, whole genome shotgun sequence encodes these proteins:
- the CSF3R gene encoding LOW QUALITY PROTEIN: granulocyte colony-stimulating factor receptor (The sequence of the model RefSeq protein was modified relative to this genomic sequence to represent the inferred CDS: deleted 1 base in 1 codon), whose product MATHGYSCSAGDAKATEETMAGRGAGTPSLLQLSLLQLSLLQLSLLLLLHLGGTLGCASVTVGSPIVPLGSAVTASCTVQRELCRGLEQGKVRISWMLDNKLVAGSQRQGPGGTEVSNLTLPRFNHTQARLWCCVEWNGTRQRVGMAEIRAGYPPEKPLNLSCVLNLSDYGLTCQWEPGTDSHLPTSVVLKCSGGRAQAVTGCTPRGGHSQCTVPRPLLQLYRQMEIWVSATNALGTAESEHLRIDPMDVAKLDPPTLQSIQSIPFQTDCVALAWDMAWGTEHMELQCELRYRAPEDPAWALVTGIIGRAGTAQRCGFRFGTQYRFQMRCRRSSASPLASWSEWSPGRNYITHEKAPTGKLDAWWGAQPAGTGGRQEVQLRWKAPRQREANGRVLGYRVTLSPRRRGRDPPTVCNTTHTQCSFSVPAGTTRVYLSAYNAAGESAPTEVVLLERKGQPLAGLRAVPGGEHSLWVHWEAPLAPVMAYVLEWQQVTTEPGHCSSCWQMERDGAATTAFIQDGIKPFQRYNISLYPLYEGTVGVPVHTTAYSQQKAPSYAPKLHLKRISKSEAELCWEPLPVEMQNGFITSYTIFWANIITDVASATVNPSHSSFVIRGLKPSTLYKVHIMASTAAGGTNGTVLTLVTTVLDDAEIQFLFVTLGLVFVVLMVLLICFQKNERVKEQLWPSVPDPANSSLGKWVPAAVPQEPLQILAAREPGPAAISTVTVLEGEPGKQAGKEQPALPAALPALPRPYVRQEGPGEPVQYARVGGAGYRGQRLLPEPGPRFYENLRGRGNGGGGAGDWGFLEEPPATFPLLQGLRIGGAEELHECRAD is encoded by the exons ATGGCTACCCACGGATATTCCTGCTCGGCTG GTGATGCCAAAGCCACGGAGGAGACCATGGCCGGGCGCGGTGCTGGGAcaccctccctgctgcagctctccctgctgcagctctccctgctgcagctctccctgctcctgctcctccacctGGGCG ggaCACTGGGCTGTGCCTCGGTGACCGTGGGCTCCCCCATTGTGCCCCTGGGCTCGGCTGTCACGGCGTCCTGCACCGTCCAGAGAGAGCTCTGCCGCGGCTTGGAGCAGGGGAAGGTCCGGATCAGCTGGATGCTGGACAACAAGCTCGTGGCTGGGAGCCAGCGCCAGGGCCCTGGGGGCACAGAGGTGTCCAACCTCACCCTGCCCCGGTTCAACCACACGCAGGCCAGGCTGTGGTGCTGTGTGGAGTGGAATGGGACCAGGCAGCGCGTTGGCATGGCCGAGATCAGGGCAGGCT ACCCTCCTGAGAAGCCCCTCAACCTCAGCTGTGTCCTGAACCTCAGTGACTACGGGCTGACGTGCCAATGGGAGCCGGGAACCGACAGCCACCTCCCCACCAGCGTGGTGCTGAAGTGCTCCGG gggcagagcccaggcagtGACGGGCTGCACCCCGCGAGGAGGGCACAGCCAGTGCACGGTGCCGCGCCCGCTGCTGCAGCTGTACCGGCAAATGGAGATCTGGGTGTCTGCCACCAACGCCCTGGGCACGGCTGAGTCAGAGCACCTCCGCATCGACCCCATGGACGTGG CCAAGCTGGACCCCCCAACCCTGCAGAGCATCCAGTCCATCCCCTTCCAGACCGACTGCGTTGCCCTGGCCTGGGACATGGCGTGGGGCACAGAGCACATGGAGCTGCAGTGTGAGCTGCGCTAC CGGGCACCCGAGGACCCTGCCTGGGCCCTG GTCACCGGCATCATCGGCCGGGCCGGCACGGCGCAGCGCTGCGGCTTCCGCTTCGGCACGCAGTACCGCTTCCAGATGCGGTGCCGGCGGAGCTCAGCATCGCCACTGGCCTCCTGGAGTGAGTGGAGCCCGGGCAGGAACTACATCACCCACGAGAAAG CCCCCACAGGGAAGCTGGACGCGTGGtggggggctcagccggccGGGACAGGGGGGCGGCAGGAGGTGCAGCTGCGTTGGAAG GCCCCACGGCAGCGGGAGGCCAACGGGCGAGTGCTGGGCTACCGCGTCACCCTGAGCCCCcggaggaggggcagggaccCCCCCACCGTCTGCAACACCACCCACACCCAGTGCAGCTTCTCGGTGCCCGCGGGGACCACGAGGGTTTATCTCTCAGCCTACAACGCCGCCGGAGAATCGGCACCGACCGAGGTCGTGCTCCTGGAGAGGAAAG GTCAGCCCCTGGCCGGGCTCCGGGCCGTGCCCGGGGGCGAGCACAGCCTCTGGGTGCACTGGGAGGCACCGCTGGCCCCAGTGATGGCCTACGTCCTGGAGTGGCAGCAGGTGACAACAGAGCCGGGGCACTGCAGCTCGTGCTGGCAGATGGAgcgggatggggcagccaccaCAGCCTTTATCCAGG ATGGCATCAAGCCTTTCCAGCGGTACAACATCTCCCTGTACCCCCTGTACGAGGGCACTGTCGGGGTGCCCGTCCACACCACAGCCTACTCCCAGCAGAAGG CACCGTCCTACGCCCCGAAGCTTCACCTGAAGAGGATCAGCAAGTCAGAGGccgagctgtgctgggagccgCTGCCAGTGGAGATGCAGAACGGCTTCATCACCAGCTACACCATCTTCTGGGCCAACATCATCACCGATGTGGCCA GTGCCACCGTGaatccttcccacagctcctttGTCATCCGGGGGCTGAAGCCATCGACCCTGTACAAGGTGCACATCATGGCATCCACGGCCGCCGGCGGCACCAACGGCACCGTCCTGACCCTGGTGACCACAGTGCTGG ATGACGCTGAGATCCAGTTCCTCTTCGTGACCCTGGGGCTGGTCTTTGTCGTGCTCATGGTGTTGCTCATCTGCTTCCAGAAGAACGAGCG GgtgaaggagcagctctggcccAGCGTCCCCGACCCCGCCAACAGCAGCCTGGGCAAGTGGGTGCCGGCAGCGGTGCCGCAG GAACCGCTCCAGATCCTCGCGGCGAgggagcccggccccgccgccatcTCCACGGTCACCGTGCTGGAAGGGGAACCGGGGAAGCAGGCGGGGAAGGAACAGCCCGCCCTGCCCGCCGCcctcccggcgctgccccggccctACGTGCGGCAGGAGGGTCCCGGGGAGCCCGTGCAGTACGCGCGGGTGGGGGGCGCGGGGTACCGGGGGCAGCGGCTGCTCCCCGAGCCCGGTCCCCGGTTCTACGAGAACCTGCGAGGCCGAGGgaacggcggcggcggcgcgggggacTGGGGGTTCCTCGAGGAGCCCCCCGCAACCTTCCCGCTGCTGCAGGGGCTCCGCATCGGCGGGGCCGAGGAGCTGCACGAGTGCCGGGCGGACTAG
- the MRPS15 gene encoding small ribosomal subunit protein uS15m, translated as MLALLGRGLAGLARAGAAVLGRAEPACSPVLQAARGYARPVAKKRKDTPSHLDDLPPTMLKKEYANLPIMSRVDDVVKRVLSLEMASQKEKMKVKKQQLVEKVRRSPNDNGSFEVQVAVLTARIRTLEEHLQRHPKDKRNRRFMLMDLDRRRKMLGYLRRVNYGTFENTCKQLDIQYSPPQPYARRVTKRWLIKKALCIKVFQEKQKLKAAARLKQRRERQARARAAREQQEKQVQERQTQEGTPV; from the exons ATGCTGGCGCTGCTGGGCCGCGGCCTGGCCGGGCTGGCCCGAGCCGGGGCCGCcgtgctgggcagggcagagcccg CCTGCAGTCCTGTgctccaggcagccagaggcTATGCCAGACCTGTGGCAAAGAAGAGGAAAG ACACCCCCAGCCACCTGGATGACCTTCCTCCCACCATGCTGAAGAAGGAGTATGCCAATCTCCCAATAATGAGCAG GGTGGATGATGTTGTGAAACGGGTGCTGTCCCTGGAAATGGCAAGTCAG AAGGAGAAGATGAAGGTAAAGAAACAGCAGCTGGTGGAGAAGGTCAGGAGGTCTCCCAATGACAATGGCTCCTTTGAGGTGCAAG TTGCTGTTTTGACTGCCAGGATACGCACGCTCGAGGAGCACCTCCAGAGGCATCCCAAG GACAAGAGGAACCGCCGGTTCATGCTGATGGATCTGGACCGGCGGAGGAAGATGCTGGGCTACCTGCGCAGGGTGAACTACGGCACCTTTGAGAACACCTGCAAACAGCTGGACATCCAGTACAGCCCCCCACAGCCCTACGCCCGCCGCGTCACCAAGCGCTGGCTGATCAAGAAGGCTTTGTGCATCAAG GTATTCCAGGAGAAGCAGAAGCTGAAAGCAGCAGCGAGGCTgaagcagaggagagagaggcagGCGAGAGCAAGGGCTGCACGGGAACAGCAGGAGAAGCAGGTGCAGGAGAGGCAGACACAGGAGGGGACACCTGTGTAG